A genomic segment from Psychrobacter arcticus 273-4 encodes:
- a CDS encoding DUF305 domain-containing protein has protein sequence MNTSDKNNMNHQSGMNPYIKFTLMIVTSTIVMYIMMYFNTYQLDHVYFSETRAYMALYMGAGMAVIMLAFMGNMYKKTKVNLLVYGLSVVMFAVGIWGVRSQATVNQVDWMQAMIPHHSIAILTSSRADIEDPRVQQLADDIIKAQKREIAEMQALIEELE, from the coding sequence ATGAATACTTCAGATAAAAACAACATGAATCATCAATCGGGCATGAACCCTTATATAAAGTTCACCCTGATGATTGTGACGTCTACGATTGTGATGTACATCATGATGTATTTCAATACCTATCAATTGGATCATGTCTATTTTAGTGAAACTCGAGCTTATATGGCACTGTATATGGGTGCCGGTATGGCCGTCATTATGCTCGCCTTTATGGGTAATATGTACAAAAAAACCAAAGTTAATTTGCTGGTTTATGGGCTAAGTGTGGTGATGTTTGCTGTGGGTATTTGGGGTGTGCGCTCTCAAGCAACTGTGAATCAAGTCGATTGGATGCAAGCCATGATACCGCATCACTCGATTGCTATTTTGACCAGCTCAAGAGCAGATATCGAAGATCCACGAGTACAACAGCTCGCTGACGATATTATTAAAGCGCAAAAGCGTGAAATCGCTGAGATGCAAGCGCTCATTGAAGAGCTGGAATAG
- a CDS encoding copper resistance protein B, which translates to MKIHKVGLRFAGASSLVLLASSFANAADPATAKKDMMMPGMDHSSMDMSDMDMSGMDHSSMDMSDMDMSDMDHSSIDMSDMDMSDMDMSGMDMSGMDMSGMQGGKAPADARSPDYSNGVPYGRYGKPMMMGDMPLWGVSVDDLGYQFDDDQINYEVGAWYGVDERRLSLSSEGSVQTKGDKEIDSLTSLSYWKPLSIFWNGLAGVAYDTKNDKPAIMAGIEGTAPYFIETDAMAYLYSDGQVRLDLGTEYEWRLSQHWVVIPKVGLTAFSKKDIDNHITKGFNELEAEVRLTYETLSRQLAPYVGVSYETALGSARGQRRQENESIDSSSLTAGVKFWF; encoded by the coding sequence ATGAAAATACATAAAGTAGGTTTACGGTTCGCTGGGGCATCATCATTGGTATTACTAGCATCATCATTTGCTAACGCTGCTGACCCTGCCACTGCTAAAAAAGACATGATGATGCCAGGTATGGACCATAGCAGTATGGACATGTCGGATATGGATATGTCGGGCATGGACCACAGTAGTATGGATATGTCGGATATGGATATGTCGGATATGGACCACAGTAGTATAGACATGTCGGATATGGATATGTCGGATATGGATATGTCAGGTATGGATATGTCGGGCATGGACATGTCAGGTATGCAAGGTGGTAAAGCTCCAGCTGATGCTCGCAGTCCTGACTATTCAAACGGTGTTCCCTATGGACGTTATGGTAAGCCTATGATGATGGGTGATATGCCATTATGGGGTGTTTCTGTAGACGATTTAGGCTATCAGTTTGATGATGATCAGATTAATTATGAGGTTGGTGCTTGGTATGGCGTAGATGAGCGGCGCCTATCTTTGAGCAGTGAAGGTAGTGTTCAGACCAAAGGTGATAAAGAAATTGATAGTCTGACCTCACTATCTTACTGGAAGCCGCTAAGTATCTTCTGGAATGGTTTGGCAGGGGTAGCCTACGATACCAAGAATGATAAGCCTGCAATTATGGCGGGTATTGAGGGCACGGCACCTTATTTTATTGAAACCGATGCAATGGCTTATCTGTATTCTGATGGACAAGTTCGATTGGACCTTGGCACAGAATACGAGTGGCGTTTGAGTCAGCACTGGGTCGTGATACCGAAAGTAGGACTAACGGCATTTAGTAAAAAGGATATTGACAATCATATCACTAAGGGTTTCAATGAATTAGAGGCGGAAGTTAGGCTAACTTACGAAACTCTAAGTCGCCAACTGGCGCCTTACGTCGGTGTGAGTTATGAGACGGCTCTTGGCAGCGCTCGTGGTCAGCGCCGTCAAGAAAATGAATCGATTGATAGTAGTAGTTTGACTGCGGGAGTTAAATTCTGGTTCTAA